The following proteins come from a genomic window of Sorghum bicolor cultivar BTx623 chromosome 3, Sorghum_bicolor_NCBIv3, whole genome shotgun sequence:
- the LOC8078683 gene encoding phospholipase A1 EG1, chloroplastic/mitochondrial codes for MPAQQMASSALIHPRCTLHKIRSPGRRPEPSRASFAAAATANEAAVSPSISARAGSGARASASASVASAARTTTSARRSRTASVATMWRQVQGSHDWDGLLQPLHPVVRDEVARYGELVGACYKVLDVDPSSARYMCCNHAKERVLEEAGVAGAGYEVTRYIYATPDVAVAGGPSTSGRGRGRASWVGYVAVSTDEMTRRLGRRDVLVSLRGTVTQAEWAANLMSALEPARLDARQDVKVEAGFLNLYTSSPGGGGGGMGSCRDQLLREVSRVIKSFSKDRPREDMSVTLAGHSMGSALAMLLGYDLCQLGLNRDASGRRVPVTVFSFGGPRVGNAAFKDRCDELGVKVLRVANVRDPVTMLPGAIFNEGTRGLLASWAAGDRYTHVGVELALDFLSLRDLGSVHDLGAYVSSIKAEAGGKVPKSDNAATESRGAAVLAKKAMEFVGSQRAAAFAWPEAVLGIGGVVQSLGLI; via the coding sequence ATGCCTGCTCAACAAATGGCTTCCTCTGCTCTGATCCACCCGCGCTGCACTCTGCACAAGATCAGGAGCCCCGGACGCCGTCCCGAACCGTCCCGCGCAAGCTTCGCGGCTGCCGCCACAGCTAACGAGGCCGCCGTATCGCCGTCCATCTCCGCGAGGGCGGGGTCTGGGGCGAGGGCGAGCGCGAGCGCGTCGGTTGCCTCGGcagcgaggacgacgacgagcgCGCGGAGGAGCAGGACGGCATCGGTCGCAACCATGTGGAGGCAGGTCCAGGGGTCCCACGACTGGGACGGCCTGCTCCAGCCGCTGCACCCCGTGGTGCGCGACGAGGTGGCGCGCTACGGCGAGCTCGTCGGCGCCTGCTACAAGGTGCTCGACGTCGACCCGTCGTCGGCGCGGTACATGTGCTGCAACCACGCCAAGGAGCGCGTGCTCGAGGAGGCCGGCGTGGCCGGGGCAGGGTACGAGGTGACGCGCTACATCTACGCAACGCCGGACGTGGCCGTGGCCGGCGGTCCGTCCActagcggccgcggccgcggccgcgccaGCTGGGTCGGGTACGTCGCCGTGTCCACCGACGAGATGACCCGGCGGCTCGGCAGGCGCGACGTCCTCGTCTCGCTGCGCGGAACGGTGACGCAGGCAGAGTGGGCTGCCAACCTCATGAGCGCGCTCGAGCCGGCGCGCCTCGACGCGCGACAGGACGTCAAGGTCGAGGCCGGCTTTCTCAACCTCTACACCTCCtcgcccggcggcggcggcggcggcatgggGAGCTGCCGAGACCAGCTCCTCCGCGAGGTGTCCCGCGTCATCAAGTCTTTCTCCAAGGACAGGCCCCGTGAGGACATGAGCGTCACACTGGCCGGGCACAGCATGGGGAGCGCCCTGGCGATGCTGCTCGGTTACGACCTCTGCCAGCTCGGCCTCAACCGCGACGCGTCAGGGCGCCGCGTCCCCGTCACCGTCTTCTCCTTCGGCGGGCCGAGGGTGGGGAACGCGGCCTTCAAGGACCGCTGCGACGAGCTCGGCGTGAAGGTGCTGCGCGTCGCGAACGTCCGCGATCCGGTGACCATGCTCCCGGGCGCCATCTTCAACGAGGGCACGAGAGGGCTCCTCGCCTCCTGGGCCGCCGGTGACCGCTACACGCACGTCGGCGTGGAGCTCGCCCTCGACTTCCTCAGCCTCCGAGACCTGGGGAGCGTTCATGACCTCGGCGCGTACGTATCGTCGATCAAGGCCGAAGCCGGTGGCAAGGTGCCCAAGTCTGACAATGCGGCGACGGAAAGCAGAGGAGCCGCCGTTCTCGCGAAGAAGGCGATGGAGTTCGTCGGGAGTCAGCGCGCCGCCGCGTTTGCATGGCCAGAGGCTGTCCTCGGCATTGGCGGCGTCGTGCAGTCTCTCGGCTTGATCTGA